One genomic region from Dehalococcoidia bacterium encodes:
- a CDS encoding SDR family NAD(P)-dependent oxidoreductase, giving the protein MGERLKGRTAVVTGSGRGIGRGIALLLAEEGANVVVNDPGVNVDGTGHDNGPAEQVVAEIKAKGGIAVPNFDTVATAQGGENIIKTALDNFGRIDILINVAGILRDRMIYNMTEEEWDAVIDVHLKGHFNTTKPASILMRQQRFGRIINFSSGSGLNGSSGQANYGAAKAGIAGFTRVVARDLGRYGVTCNAIAPGASTRMTATVPDTARQARARAGIGGAAPVVAPQAEIRRPEVPVLRDPEYVAPMVVWLCTDAAWNVNGKVFSVSGGTISLNSEETPIRQINKQGMWTIDELAALVPTHLIRDIPNPAPPAPDIDIPGRPARAPAAG; this is encoded by the coding sequence ATGGGTGAAAGACTCAAGGGCAGGACGGCTGTAGTAACAGGCTCCGGGAGGGGCATAGGCCGCGGCATAGCCTTGCTGCTGGCGGAAGAAGGCGCCAACGTCGTCGTCAACGACCCCGGCGTCAACGTCGACGGCACCGGTCACGACAACGGGCCGGCCGAGCAGGTTGTGGCCGAGATCAAGGCAAAGGGCGGCATCGCCGTCCCCAACTTCGACACCGTCGCGACAGCCCAGGGCGGCGAGAACATCATCAAGACTGCGCTCGACAACTTCGGCCGCATCGACATCCTGATCAACGTCGCCGGCATCTTGCGCGACCGCATGATCTACAACATGACCGAAGAGGAATGGGACGCCGTCATTGACGTGCATCTCAAGGGGCACTTCAACACGACTAAGCCGGCCTCGATCCTCATGCGGCAGCAGCGCTTCGGCCGGATCATCAACTTCTCTTCCGGGTCCGGCCTCAACGGCTCCTCCGGCCAGGCGAACTACGGCGCCGCCAAGGCGGGCATCGCCGGCTTCACGCGCGTGGTCGCCCGCGACCTCGGCCGCTACGGCGTGACCTGCAATGCCATCGCCCCCGGCGCCTCCACGCGCATGACGGCCACCGTGCCCGACACTGCGCGCCAGGCTCGCGCCCGCGCGGGCATCGGCGGCGCCGCGCCCGTGGTGGCGCCCCAGGCCGAGATCCGGCGCCCCGAGGTGCCTGTCCTGCGCGACCCCGAATACGTGGCGCCCATGGTGGTCTGGCTCTGCACCGATGCAGCCTGGAACGTGAACGGCAAAGTGTTCAGCGTCTCCGGCGGCACCATCTCCCTGAACTCAGAGGAGACGCCGATCCGCCAGATCAACAAGCAGGGGATGTGGACGATCGATGAGCTCGCGGCGCTCGTTCCGACGCACCTGATCCGCGACATCCCGAACCCGGCGCCGCCAGCCCCGGACATCGACATTCCGGGGCGCCCGGCCAGGGCACCTGCCGCGGGCTAA
- the hemC gene encoding hydroxymethylbilane synthase: MRVMRIGTRGSQLALRQTAIVAEALRAAAPDIQIEVIVIKTEGDRRLDVSLEEVGGQGVFVKDIEQALLQGEINAAVHSLKDMPAITPEGLTIGAVLERGDVRDALVSRGGLTLRQLPAGARVGTDSRRRSVQVLAVRPDLRLESIRGNVDTRVRKAESGEYDAVVLAAAGLERLGLLERAAEVFEVDIVLPAVGQAVLAVECRAADAGTIALLQRIEHAPTRMAITAERAYLRALGAGCRLPVGALGEARGGVLRLQGVLGTEDGRLLRAEVTGPEAEAEALGAGLAARLMAEAGVSAAR; the protein is encoded by the coding sequence ATGAGGGTGATGAGAATCGGGACGCGTGGCAGTCAACTGGCGCTGCGCCAGACTGCGATCGTGGCGGAGGCCCTGCGCGCTGCCGCTCCGGACATCCAGATCGAGGTCATCGTCATCAAGACGGAGGGCGACCGCCGTCTCGACGTGTCGCTGGAGGAGGTCGGGGGGCAGGGCGTGTTCGTCAAGGACATCGAGCAGGCGCTGCTCCAGGGGGAAATCAACGCGGCAGTCCACAGTCTGAAGGACATGCCCGCGATTACGCCCGAAGGCCTGACCATCGGCGCCGTACTCGAGCGCGGCGACGTCCGCGACGCGCTGGTGAGCCGTGGCGGCCTCACGCTCAGGCAGCTTCCTGCCGGCGCGCGCGTCGGCACGGACAGCCGCCGGCGTTCGGTGCAGGTGCTGGCCGTGCGCCCGGACCTGCGCCTCGAAAGCATCCGGGGCAATGTCGACACCCGCGTCCGCAAGGCGGAGTCCGGCGAGTACGACGCCGTCGTGCTCGCCGCCGCTGGACTCGAGCGTCTCGGCCTGCTCGAGAGGGCGGCCGAGGTCTTCGAGGTCGACATCGTGCTGCCCGCCGTGGGTCAGGCCGTGCTCGCGGTCGAATGCCGCGCCGCCGACGCCGGGACGATCGCGCTGCTCCAGAGGATCGAGCACGCCCCGACCAGGATGGCGATCACCGCCGAGCGCGCCTATCTCCGCGCCCTTGGCGCCGGCTGCCGCCTGCCCGTCGGGGCCCTGGGCGAGGCGCGTGGCGGCGTGCTGCGCCTGCAGGGCGTCCTCGGCACCGAGGACGGCCGCCTCCTGCGCGCCGAGGTGACGGGGCCGGAAGCAGAAGCTGAGGCCCTGGGCGCCGGCCTCGCCGCGCGCCTCATGGCCGAAGCGGGAGTGAGCGCGGCCCGATGA
- the cobA gene encoding uroporphyrinogen-III C-methyltransferase: MSRGFVSLVGAGPGDPGLLTLAGRDRLANADVVIYDRLVNPEILEHVRQGAELVFAGKSPAGHTLTQEQINDLLVQKAREGKRVVRLKGGDPFVFGRGGEEGLALAAAGVAFEVVPGVTSAVAVPAYAGVPVTHRGLASSFAVVTGHEDDSKQEESVDWERLATAVDTLVVLMGGSALASTASRLIAAGRDPETPAISVQWGTTADQRSVAAPLREIASRVRAAGLGTPLLTVIGEVGRLRESLSWFESLPLFGKTVLVTRTREQSSALSRLLRAQGARAVELPTIELVPLDDNEAWAAARALGLGDYTWCLFTSANGVEQFWRAVVGVGWDARVFKCLVAAIGRATAEALRSHSIVPDLVATESTSEGLLEALVEWAKRSGVPAMQSLQGARFLYPRAADARDVLAEGLRAQGATVDEVLLYEARVPGVPHRAALDIIRSGRVDAVTFASSSSVRNLAAMLGPDLQQLRTATVACIGPVTAATARELGFEVSVEPAEQSIAALVEALCEHYRRAGP; the protein is encoded by the coding sequence ATGAGCAGGGGCTTCGTCTCGCTCGTAGGCGCCGGGCCGGGCGACCCGGGTCTCCTGACGCTCGCCGGGCGCGACCGGCTCGCGAACGCAGACGTGGTGATATACGACCGGCTTGTCAACCCCGAGATACTCGAGCATGTCCGCCAGGGGGCGGAACTGGTCTTCGCCGGCAAGAGTCCCGCCGGCCACACCCTCACCCAGGAGCAGATCAACGACCTTCTGGTGCAGAAGGCGCGCGAAGGAAAGCGCGTCGTCCGCTTGAAGGGCGGCGACCCCTTTGTCTTCGGGCGCGGAGGCGAGGAAGGACTGGCGCTTGCCGCCGCTGGCGTAGCCTTCGAAGTGGTGCCCGGAGTGACTTCCGCCGTCGCCGTGCCGGCATACGCGGGCGTGCCGGTGACGCACCGCGGCCTGGCCTCCTCCTTCGCTGTCGTCACCGGCCATGAGGACGACTCCAAGCAGGAGGAGAGCGTCGATTGGGAGCGGCTGGCGACGGCGGTCGACACGCTGGTCGTGCTCATGGGTGGCTCAGCGCTGGCCTCGACCGCATCGCGCTTGATCGCCGCCGGGCGCGACCCCGAGACGCCCGCGATCAGCGTGCAGTGGGGGACGACGGCGGACCAGCGCTCCGTCGCGGCGCCCTTGCGCGAGATCGCCTCCCGCGTCCGCGCGGCAGGCCTCGGCACGCCGTTGCTCACCGTCATCGGGGAGGTCGGCCGCCTGCGCGAGAGCCTGTCCTGGTTCGAATCGCTGCCCCTGTTCGGCAAGACCGTGCTCGTGACCCGCACGCGCGAGCAGTCCAGCGCGCTATCACGTCTGCTCAGGGCCCAGGGGGCGCGGGCGGTCGAGCTCCCCACGATCGAGCTGGTACCGCTCGACGACAACGAAGCCTGGGCCGCGGCCCGGGCCCTCGGCCTGGGTGATTACACCTGGTGCCTCTTCACCAGCGCCAACGGAGTGGAGCAATTCTGGCGGGCGGTGGTCGGAGTCGGCTGGGACGCGCGCGTCTTCAAGTGTCTCGTGGCCGCCATCGGCCGCGCCACGGCGGAGGCCCTCCGCTCCCATTCCATCGTCCCGGACCTCGTGGCGACGGAGTCGACTTCCGAAGGACTGCTCGAGGCCCTGGTCGAGTGGGCGAAGCGCAGCGGCGTGCCAGCCATGCAGTCTCTGCAGGGCGCGCGCTTCCTCTATCCGCGAGCGGCGGACGCGCGAGACGTACTCGCGGAGGGCCTGCGTGCCCAGGGTGCGACCGTCGACGAGGTGCTCCTGTACGAGGCCCGGGTGCCAGGAGTGCCCCACAGGGCAGCACTCGACATAATACGAAGCGGTAGGGTCGATGCAGTCACCTTTGCCTCGTCTTCGTCCGTGCGCAACCTTGCGGCAATGCTGGGGCCGGACCTCCAGCAGCTCAGGACGGCGACGGTCGCCTGCATCGGGCCGGTGACGGCCGCGACGGCGCGCGAGTTGGGCTTCGAGGTCAGCGTGGAGCCGGCGGAGCAGAGCATCGCGGCGCTGGTCGAGGCGCTGTGCGAGCACTACCGCCGGGCGGGTCCCTGA
- a CDS encoding NUDIX domain-containing protein produces the protein MAAGEEAFPPPRIRPIAIVVFRRPDGRILVAPGYDHVKGQRFYRPLGGEIDFGERAEDAARREIREEIGAEVADLRLLATFENIFVYRGHPGHELVWCFEGTLPDSRHYGQDEIMAQEGKAAFPVRWVALEAFRSGETPLYPDGLLDLLEREWGAL, from the coding sequence ATGGCGGCCGGGGAAGAGGCCTTTCCGCCGCCACGTATCAGGCCTATCGCCATCGTCGTCTTCCGCCGCCCCGATGGCCGCATCCTGGTGGCGCCAGGCTACGACCACGTGAAGGGCCAGCGCTTCTACAGGCCCCTGGGAGGCGAGATCGACTTCGGGGAACGGGCGGAGGATGCCGCCCGGCGCGAGATTCGAGAGGAGATCGGCGCTGAAGTGGCCGACCTGCGACTGCTGGCGACGTTCGAAAACATCTTCGTGTATCGTGGCCACCCGGGCCACGAGCTGGTGTGGTGCTTCGAGGGCACGCTCCCGGACTCGCGACACTACGGGCAGGACGAGATCATGGCTCAGGAGGGCAAGGCGGCCTTCCCGGTCCGGTGGGTAGCGCTCGAAGCCTTCCGCTCCGGAGAGACGCCGTTATACCCGGACGGGCTGCTGGACCTGCTCGAGCGGGAGTGGGGGGCGCTATGA
- the hemB gene encoding porphobilinogen synthase, whose protein sequence is MTTTTRLSTQFARFRRLRRTEALRSLVAETRPDARDFVYPLFVTHGRGVRDEISAMPEQFQVSPDMLAAEARELRSLGIGAVLLFGLPASKDAAGSEAYARDGIVQEAVRTLKDADPALCVITDVCLCEYTDHGHCGILTPAGEVENDATLELLARTAVSQAEAGADIVAPSDMMDGHTAAIRAALEESGFGGTPIMAYAAKYASSFYGPFRVAADSAPQFGDRRGYQMDPPNAREALREIESEIAEGADIVMVKPALAYLDVLSRARARFDHPLAAYNVSGEYSMLKAAARNGWIDGERAMLEVLTAIKRAGADIIITYHAKEAARLLAR, encoded by the coding sequence ATGACCACGACCACCCGGCTCTCAACTCAGTTCGCCCGCTTCCGCCGTCTGAGGCGGACGGAGGCGCTCCGCTCCCTGGTCGCCGAGACGCGGCCGGACGCCCGCGACTTCGTGTACCCCCTCTTCGTGACCCACGGCCGCGGCGTCCGCGACGAGATCTCGGCGATGCCGGAGCAATTCCAGGTGTCCCCCGACATGCTCGCCGCGGAAGCCCGGGAACTGCGCTCCCTCGGCATCGGCGCCGTCCTCCTCTTCGGCCTCCCGGCATCGAAGGACGCCGCCGGGTCCGAAGCGTACGCCCGTGACGGCATCGTGCAGGAGGCCGTGAGGACGCTGAAGGATGCGGACCCGGCCCTGTGCGTGATCACCGACGTCTGCCTCTGCGAGTACACCGACCACGGCCACTGCGGCATCCTCACGCCGGCGGGTGAGGTCGAGAACGACGCCACGCTGGAGCTACTTGCCCGCACCGCGGTCTCCCAGGCCGAGGCAGGCGCCGACATCGTCGCGCCGAGCGACATGATGGACGGCCACACGGCAGCGATCCGCGCCGCCCTGGAGGAGTCCGGCTTCGGCGGGACGCCGATCATGGCCTACGCGGCGAAATACGCCTCCTCTTTCTATGGTCCGTTCCGCGTCGCGGCGGACAGCGCGCCCCAGTTCGGCGACCGCCGCGGTTACCAGATGGACCCGCCGAACGCCCGCGAGGCGCTGCGAGAGATAGAGTCCGAGATCGCAGAAGGCGCGGACATCGTGATGGTGAAGCCGGCCCTCGCGTACCTCGATGTCCTCTCCAGGGCCCGCGCTCGCTTTGACCACCCGCTGGCCGCCTACAACGTCTCCGGCGAGTACTCGATGCTCAAGGCAGCGGCCAGGAACGGCTGGATCGACGGCGAGCGCGCGATGCTGGAGG